One genomic segment of Lampris incognitus isolate fLamInc1 chromosome 2, fLamInc1.hap2, whole genome shotgun sequence includes these proteins:
- the tfe3b gene encoding transcription factor E3b isoform X2, translating into MSSRVLLRQQLMREQAQEQERREAQQQASASQLRATDSTPAISVTLPPNVARPPPAQVPVEVLKVQSHLENPTKYHIQQAQRQQVKQYLSTTLGNKVVPQTLGVSPVPQSSSAPEMAPSANSAPNSPMALLNLGSNKEEIDGVIDDIISLESSFNDDIMTLIDSGLQLPSTLPGNLLDVYHSPGMAAPTLTVSNSCPADLPNIKREITDAKALMKERQKKDNHNLIERRRRFNINDRIKELGALIPKSNDPEMRWNKGTILKASVDYIRKLQKEQQRTKEIEMRQKKLEHANHSLMLRIQELEMQARLHGLSTTMSSDLSTNPSLLQQQTPQSGQHLPPNAGEVSSQTLLNLGATAMGQSVPASFLSPPTSDSPAGVTISSPLDLGSLSFAELDEASASALYPEVGLGDILMDEGCALSPERMAEPLFSPLSPGASKSSSRRSSLDIDEDL; encoded by the exons ATGTCGTCACGCGTATTGCTGCGCCAGCAGCTTATGCGAGAACAGGCCCAGGAACAGGAGAGACGTGAGGCCCAACAGCAGGCCTCTGCATCCCAGCTCAGGGCCACTGACTCCACTCCAGCTATCTCTGTCACGCTTCCCCCAAATGTTGCCCGTCCACCACCAGCACAGGTTCCTGTGGAAGTGCTAAAA GTGCAGTCCCATCTGGAGAACCCTACTAAGTACCACATCCAGCAGGCACAGAGACAACAAGTGAAGCAGTACCTCTCCACCACTCTGGGCAACAAGGTAGTTCCTCAGACCCTTGGGGTGTCCCCTGTACCACAGTCCAGTTCTGCCCCTGAGATGGCCCCTTCAGCCAACAGTGCTCCCAACAGTCCCATGGCTCTGCTTAACCTGGGATCCAATAAAGAGGAA ATTGATGGTGTGATCGATGATATTATTAGTCTCGAATCAAGTTTTAATGATGACATCATGACGTTAATTGACTCAGGTCTTCAGCTGCCTAGCACG CTCCCCGGGAATCTCTTGGATGTATACCATAGCCCTGGAATGGCAGCACCTACTCTCACTGTCAGCAACTCTTGTCCTGCTGATCTTCCAAACATCAAAAGGGAAATAACTG ATGCCAAAGCACTAATGAAGGAGAGGCAGAAGAAAGATAACCACAATCTCA TTGAGAGGAGGCGGAGGTTCAACATAAATGACCGCATAAAGGAACTGGGTGCACTGATACCCAAGTCTAATGACCC GGAGATGCGTTGGAACAAAGGTACCATTCTGAAAGCCTCAGTAGACTACATCAGGAAGTTACAGAAGGAGCAGCAAAGAACCAAGGAGATAGAGATGCGTCAGAAAAAGCTGGAACATGCCAACCACAGCCTCATGCTACGCATCCAG GAGCTAGAGATGCAGGCCCGGCTCCATGGCCTCTCCACCACCATGTCGTCTGACCTGAGCACCAATCCTTCTCTGCTGCAGCAGCAAACACCTCAGAGTGGCCAGCATCTCCCTCCCAATGCAGGGGAAGTCTCCTCCCAAACCCTCCTCAACCTTGGAGCCACAGCCATGGGACAATCTGTCCCCGCCTCCTTCCTTTCTCCGCCCACCTCCGACTCCCCTGCAGGTGTCACCATCAGCAGTCCCCTGGACCTGGGCAGCCTGAGCTTTGCCGAGCTGGACGAGGCCTCTGCCTCGGCTCTCTACCCAGAAGTAGGCCTGGGAGACATTCTCATGGATGAGGGATGTGCTCTGTCACCAGAGAGGATGGCAGAACCGCTgttttctcccctgtcaccaggtGCCTCCAAAAGCAGCAGTCGCCGGAGCAGCCTTGATATAGATGAGGACTTGTGA
- the tfe3b gene encoding transcription factor E3b isoform X1: MSSRVLLRQQLMREQAQEQERREAQQQASASQLRATDSTPAISVTLPPNVARPPPAQVPVEVLKVQSHLENPTKYHIQQAQRQQVKQYLSTTLGNKVVPQTLGVSPVPQSSSAPEMAPSANSAPNSPMALLNLGSNKEEIDGVIDDIISLESSFNDDIMTLIDSGLQLPSTLPGNLLDVYHSPGMAAPTLTVSNSCPADLPNIKREITDADAKALMKERQKKDNHNLIERRRRFNINDRIKELGALIPKSNDPEMRWNKGTILKASVDYIRKLQKEQQRTKEIEMRQKKLEHANHSLMLRIQELEMQARLHGLSTTMSSDLSTNPSLLQQQTPQSGQHLPPNAGEVSSQTLLNLGATAMGQSVPASFLSPPTSDSPAGVTISSPLDLGSLSFAELDEASASALYPEVGLGDILMDEGCALSPERMAEPLFSPLSPGASKSSSRRSSLDIDEDL; the protein is encoded by the exons ATGTCGTCACGCGTATTGCTGCGCCAGCAGCTTATGCGAGAACAGGCCCAGGAACAGGAGAGACGTGAGGCCCAACAGCAGGCCTCTGCATCCCAGCTCAGGGCCACTGACTCCACTCCAGCTATCTCTGTCACGCTTCCCCCAAATGTTGCCCGTCCACCACCAGCACAGGTTCCTGTGGAAGTGCTAAAA GTGCAGTCCCATCTGGAGAACCCTACTAAGTACCACATCCAGCAGGCACAGAGACAACAAGTGAAGCAGTACCTCTCCACCACTCTGGGCAACAAGGTAGTTCCTCAGACCCTTGGGGTGTCCCCTGTACCACAGTCCAGTTCTGCCCCTGAGATGGCCCCTTCAGCCAACAGTGCTCCCAACAGTCCCATGGCTCTGCTTAACCTGGGATCCAATAAAGAGGAA ATTGATGGTGTGATCGATGATATTATTAGTCTCGAATCAAGTTTTAATGATGACATCATGACGTTAATTGACTCAGGTCTTCAGCTGCCTAGCACG CTCCCCGGGAATCTCTTGGATGTATACCATAGCCCTGGAATGGCAGCACCTACTCTCACTGTCAGCAACTCTTGTCCTGCTGATCTTCCAAACATCAAAAGGGAAATAACTG ATGCAGATGCCAAAGCACTAATGAAGGAGAGGCAGAAGAAAGATAACCACAATCTCA TTGAGAGGAGGCGGAGGTTCAACATAAATGACCGCATAAAGGAACTGGGTGCACTGATACCCAAGTCTAATGACCC GGAGATGCGTTGGAACAAAGGTACCATTCTGAAAGCCTCAGTAGACTACATCAGGAAGTTACAGAAGGAGCAGCAAAGAACCAAGGAGATAGAGATGCGTCAGAAAAAGCTGGAACATGCCAACCACAGCCTCATGCTACGCATCCAG GAGCTAGAGATGCAGGCCCGGCTCCATGGCCTCTCCACCACCATGTCGTCTGACCTGAGCACCAATCCTTCTCTGCTGCAGCAGCAAACACCTCAGAGTGGCCAGCATCTCCCTCCCAATGCAGGGGAAGTCTCCTCCCAAACCCTCCTCAACCTTGGAGCCACAGCCATGGGACAATCTGTCCCCGCCTCCTTCCTTTCTCCGCCCACCTCCGACTCCCCTGCAGGTGTCACCATCAGCAGTCCCCTGGACCTGGGCAGCCTGAGCTTTGCCGAGCTGGACGAGGCCTCTGCCTCGGCTCTCTACCCAGAAGTAGGCCTGGGAGACATTCTCATGGATGAGGGATGTGCTCTGTCACCAGAGAGGATGGCAGAACCGCTgttttctcccctgtcaccaggtGCCTCCAAAAGCAGCAGTCGCCGGAGCAGCCTTGATATAGATGAGGACTTGTGA